One Salvelinus sp. IW2-2015 unplaced genomic scaffold, ASM291031v2 Un_scaffold1058, whole genome shotgun sequence genomic region harbors:
- the LOC112069613 gene encoding transcription factor JunB: protein MSTKMEQPFYHDDSFLSAYGHSDAALHDYKHLKQNMNLNMTDPYRNLKSDLYQAAHQDVGSLKLASPELERLIIQNSNGIITTPTPGQYFYNRSITDEQEGFAEGFVKALDELHKINHMPMAPPNVSIGAGGVTTCSVAASSVFGSSLQPEPPIYTTLNAYCPNTNLSSASSYPSTTINYLPPLHQQSHHQQTSTHASHPFQYSLPGAGVHPQRLVAFKEEPQTVPDLHSSDDSPPMSPIDMENQEIIKAERKRLRNRLAATKCRRRKLERISRLEDKVKVLKSDNAGLSNTATVLREQVAQLKQKVLTHVSSGCQLMLTSKMEAF, encoded by the coding sequence ATGTCTACAAAAATGGAGCAGCCTTTTTATCATGACGACTCTTTTCTCTCGGCCTACGGCCACTCTGATGCTGCATTGCACGACTACAAACACCTAAAGCAGAATATGAATTTGAACATGACAGATCCATATCGCAACCTCAAGTCTGACTTGTACCAAGCAGCGCACCAGGACGTCGGGTCACTGAAGCTTGCTTCCCCCGAACTCGAAAGGCTTATCATCCAAAACAGTAACGGTATAATTACTACTCCCACCCCAGGCCAGTACTTCTACAACCGGAGCATCACCGATGAGCAGGAGGGCTTTGCGGAGGGCTTCGTGAAAGCCCTGGACGAGCTCCACAAGATAAACCATATGCCCATGGCCCCGCCCAACGTGTCTATTGGAGCGGGTGGTGTGACGACCTGTTCGGTGGCGGCCTCTAGTGTCTTCGGCTCCTCCCTGCAGCCCGAGCCTCCAATCTACACAACACTGAACGCTTATTGCCCAAACACTAACCTCTCTTCCGCATCCAGTTACCCCAGTACCACCATCAACTACTTACCGCCGCTCCACCAGCAGAGCCATCACCAACAGACCTCGACGCACGCGTCACACCCCTTTCAGTACTCTCTACCTGGCGCTGGGGTCCATCCACAGCGCCTTGTGGCTTTCAAAGAAGAACCACAAACCGTCCCTGATCTACACAGCAGCGACGATTCCCCGCCAATGTCCCCAATCGACATGGAAAACCAAGAGATAATCAAGGCCGAGAGGAAGAGGCTTAGAAACCGACTAGCAGCAACCAAATGCCGGCGCCGCAAACTAGAGCGCATCTCCCGACTGGAGGACAAGGTGAAAGTTCTGAAGTCGGACAATGCTGGGCTCTCCAATACGGCGACTGTGCTTCGTGAACAAGTCGCCCAGCTCAAACAGAAAGTCCTGACACATGTAAGCAGCGG